The Toxorhynchites rutilus septentrionalis strain SRP chromosome 3, ASM2978413v1, whole genome shotgun sequence genome includes a region encoding these proteins:
- the LOC129773983 gene encoding uncharacterized protein LOC129773983: protein MGNMQKRVIGWWPINPRMWELRIKGRFFNISIVHSPHLASPGDDKDEIYAQLEREYERCPKHDIKIIIGDFNAQIGKEKEFIDFATSKKMAVRSTFFQHKFLHQYTWRSPNQTKSQIDHVLIDGRNSSEITDVRTYRGANIDSDNYLTMVKMRPKLSVVNNIRYRCPRWYNLTRLKQADVAENYAHSHEAALPDEDQINEAPLEDCWGMIKTAINSVAGSILGQVERRRRYEWFDNECLQVLHKKNAARELMLRQVTRQNVERYRQKRRQQTQLFWEKKRRQEEEECGELEQLHRSHETRKFYQKLNASRKGFVPRAERCRNKNGSILMNQREVTERWRQHFDEHLNGVQAENQDDDGSDYVGAVNNEDVPPPTIGEVGNTIKQLENNKSTGKVGIEVSYLHRLIVIIWETEQLPQEWKDGVICHIFKKGDKLDCENFRAITVLNVAYKELSQIIFRRLSPLTNRFVGGYQAGFIEGRSTTDQIIFTLRPILQKCREYRVPTHHLFIDFKAAYDSISRKEL, encoded by the coding sequence atgggcaATATGCAGAAGCgagtgattggttggtggccaaTCAACCCAAGAATGTGGGAATTGAGGATTAAGGGCCGattcttcaacatcagcatcGTACACAGCCCTCACCTTGCAAGTCCCGGTGATGACAAAGACGAAATCTACGCGCAGCTGGAACGCGAATACGAACGCTGTCCAAAACATGACATCAAGATCATCATCGGAGACTTCAATGCTCAGATCGGTAAAGAGAAGGAGTTCATCGATTTCGCCACCTCTAAGAAGATGGCCGTACGCAGTACCTTCTTCCAACACAAATTCCTCCACCAATACACCTGGAGGTCACCCAACCAAACAAAATCTCAGATCGACCATGTTCTGATAGACGGTCGGAATTCCTCGGAAATAactgacgtcagaacctatcgaggcgctaacatcgattcggaCAACTACCTAACGATGGTTAAGATGCGCCCAAAACTCTCCGTTGTGAACAACATCCGGTACCGATGCCCGCGATGGTACAATCTTACGCGACTGAAACAAGCAGACGTCGCCGAAAACTACGCACATTCGCATGAAGCTGCGCTGCCGGATGAGGACCAAATTAACGAAGCTCCTCTTGAGGACTGTTGGGGCATGATTAAAACAGCCATTAACAGCGTAGCGGGGAGCATTCTAggacaagtggaacgaagacgaCGGTACGAGTGGTTCGATAATGAGTGTCTGCAAGTGTTACACAAGAAGAACGCTGCGCGGGAACTAATGCTGCGTCAAGTTACCCGTCAGAACGTGGAACGATATAGACAGAAGCGGAGACAGCAAACCCAACTCTTCTGGGAAAAGAAGCGCCGCCAGGAAGAGGAGGAGTGTGGAGAACTCGAACAGCTGCACCGTTCTCACGAGACGCGAAAGTTCTACCAGAAACTCAATGCATCCCGAAAAGGCTTCGTGCCGCGAGCAGAAAGGTGTCGGAATAAGAATGGGAGTATACTGATGAACCAACGTGAGGTgaccgaaaggtggaggcagcacttcgatgaacacctgaatggcGTACAGGCAGAAAACCAAGATGACGATGGAAGCGATTACGTTGGTGCAGTAAATAATGAAGATGTACCACCCCCAACGATAGGTGAAGTTGGGAATACTATTAAACAGCTGGAAAACAACAAATCAACTGGCAAAGTTGGCATCGAAGTTAGTTATCTGCATCGGCTGATTGTCATaatttgggaaacagaacaACTACCGCAGGAGTGGAAAGATGGGGTTATTTGCCATATCTTCAAGAAAGGGGACAAACTAGACTGTGAAAACTTTCGGGCCATCACCGTCCTAAATGTCGCCTACAAAGAGCTTTCCCAAATCATcttccgtcgtctatcgccactgacaaacagattcgtgggaggttatcaGGCCGGCTTCATCGAAGGTCGGTCTACTACTGACCAAATAATCTTCACCTTGCGGCCGATCCTCCAGAAATGCCGTGAGTACAGAGTTCCCACGCACCATCTATTCATCGACTTTAAAGCCGCATACGACTCAATATCACGAAAAGAGCTATGA
- the LOC129773985 gene encoding uncharacterized protein LOC129773985, which yields MALHRFNLLERRLERNPELKVDYHKFMAEYLSLGHMRRVPIDGEKYSGSYYLPHHPVLKEASTTTKIRVVFDGSVKNFTGYSLIDALLVGPVVQDDLLSIILRFRTFLVGDIAKMYRQVLIHPNDTSLQRILWRFDAADPIETYELLTVTYGLSPSSFLATRTLQQLAVDEGREYSLGAPALQQNFYVDDFIGGAQSVEEAVQLRTELSELLAKGCFELRKWASNQLSVLSGLTSEQIGTQSAIKFNDNEMVKALGITWEPETDNLRFDSKIFQRNSPPTKRSILS from the coding sequence ATGGCACTACATCGTTTCAACCTTCTCGAACGAAGGCTCGAACGCAATCCTGAATTAAAAGTAGACTATCACAAGTTTATGGCAGAATACCTCTCTCTTGGACATATGCGACGCGTTCCGATAGACGGCGAAAAATATTCCGGATCATACTACCTTCCGCATCATCCGGTGCTGAAAGAAGCGAGCACCACGACGAAAATTAGAGTCGTCTTCGACGGCTCGGTCAAGAACTTTACAGGATACTCCCTTATCGATGCGCTCTTAGTAGGTCCTGTAGTGCAGGACGATCTATTATCAATAATACTTCGATTCCGTACATTTCTGGTCGGTGACATCGCCAAGATGTACCGGCAGGTTTTGATCCATCCGAACGATACATCCTTACAAAGAATTTTGTGGCGATTTGATGCAGCGGACCCAATAGAAACCTACGAACTATTGACGGTCACATATGGCTTAAGTCCTTCTTCATTTCTTGCTACCCGCACACTGCAGCAATTGGCTGTTGATGAGGGCAGAGAATATTCACTTGGTGCGCCCGCTCTACAACAAAACTTTTATGTAGACGACTTTATTGGTGGAGCGCAATCAGTCGAAGAAGCCGTTCAACTGAGAACAGAATTAAGTGAGCTCCTCGCGAAAGGATGTTTTGAGCTTCGAAAGTGGGCGTCCAATCAGCTATCCGTTCTTTCAGGTTTGACGTCAGAACAGATAGGAACGCAATCTGCGATTAAATTTAATGATAATGAAATGGTAAAAGCCCTTGGAATCACCTGGGAACCTGAGACGGATAACCTACGATTCGATTCAAAGATATTCCAGCGAAACAGTCCTCCGACCAAACGATCCATTCTGTCTTGA
- the LOC129773986 gene encoding uncharacterized protein LOC129773986, producing MASEQEKRQLVLRRTSLLASLGRASKFLEMYEDEKDRLEVALRIENLDVVRAELENIQTSLECNDETSEVSSCLKSLKLPTITLPEFDGNYNEWLAFHDTFFALIHSNQDVPDIQKFHHLKSSVTGEAAQVIESFAISAANYQLAWQALVGRYANEYLLKKRHIQAMLEIPRIKKETTVSLHKIVDDFERHTKILRQLGEPVEAWSTMLEHLLCIPLPDETLKAWEDHAASSNNQTYDALIEFLHRRIRVLESVSVNHAQSPQQYVPSSHSSAPLKTFQIESSASTVIDGYPNRCYACEQRHPLVKCTQFGKMSAADRLTLVSGNRLCLNCFRGDHFSRNCPSKYTCRFCKRRHHSLLHSGFGDNTSASGSNNVSRITTNLNLVSESDESTSSILSAATSIKQPEVECSLPVKNVEKNAFLLTAVVVVVDRYGKEHYARALLDSASQPNLKYGSTATNKEK from the exons ATGGCAAGCGAACAGGAAAAGCGACAATTGGTCCTTCGTCGCACTTCTTTACTGGCTTCATTGGGACGAGCGAGTAAATTTCTGGAGATGTACGAAGATGAGAAGGACAGGCTCGAAGTAGCACTGCGGATAGAGAATCTTGACGTTGTTCGGGCGGAGCTCGAAAACATCCAAACATCTTTGGAATGCAACGACGAGACGAGCGAAG TTTCCTCTTGTCTCAAGAGTCTTAAACTACCGACGATTACATTACCTGAGTTTGACGGGAATTACAACGAATGGCTAGCATTCCACGACACCTTTTTTGCGTTAATTCATTCAAATCAAGACGTTCCGGACATCCAGAAATTCCATCACCTGAAGTCGTCAGTTACAGGAGAAGCTGCTCAAGTAATTGAGTCATTCGCGATTAGTGCCGCCAATTATCAATTGGCATGGCAAGCACTCGTGGGAAGGTATGCAAATGAATATCTCCTTAAGAAGCGGCATATACAAGCGATGTTGGAAATCCCACGGATAAAGAAGGAGACGACAGTTTCGTTACATAAAATTGTAGACGACTTTGAGCGACATACCAAAATACTAAGACAACTCGGAGAACCTGTAGAGGCTTGGAGCACAATGTTGGAGCATTTATTATGCATTCCTCTTCCCGATGAAACTCTCAAAGCGTGGGAGGATCATGCAGCATCCAGCAACAATCAAACCTACGATGCGCTGATTGAATTTCTGCATCGGCGTATACGAGTTCTTGAATCTGTTTCCGTGAATCATGCTCAGTCTCCGCAGCAGTACGTACCCTCCTCTCATAGTTCAGCACCTTTGAAAACGTTCCAAATCGAATCGTCCGCTTCGACAGTGATTGATGGTTATCCTAACAGGTGTTATGCTTGCGAACAACGGCACCCGTTGGTGAAATGCACGCAGTTTGGAAAGATGAGTGCTGCTGATCGGTTAACTTTGGTGAGCGGAAATCGACTCTGCCTCAATTGCTTCCGAGGTGATCATTTTTCTAGAAACTGTCCATCGAAATATACATGTAGATTCTGCAAACGACGGCACCACTCCCTCCTCCATTCCGGATTCGGAGATAATACAAGCGCTTCTGGATCAAATAATGTTTCAAGAATAACTACCAACTTGAATTTGGTCTCCGAAAGTGACGAATCCACATCATCTATTCTTTCCGCTGCCACGTCTATTAAACAACCAGAAGTAGAGTGCAGTCTTCCGGTCAAAAACGTAGAGAAAAATGCTTTCCTGTTGACGGCGGTTGTGGTTGTGGTTGACCGTTATGGCAAAGAGCATTACGCGCGAGCTCTTCTGGACTCCGCATCACAACCCAATCTGAAATATGGCTCAACTGCTACGAATAAAGAGAAATAA
- the LOC129773984 gene encoding uncharacterized protein LOC129773984: MMMQRLWLLSCNWDDEVPDSVAVSWKEFADQIPKISNFRVSRYAQLSNSTIQLHTFSDASELAYGACTYVRCTDSKGTIRVELLASKSRVAPLKKITLPRLELCAADIAAKLHARIVKALQISIAGSYFWSDFTVVLQWLQATPSTWKTFVANRVSEIQSSTHGAAWNHVASKDNPADLVSRGMNVDDFLASDLWKRGPKWLSHVQENWPISKLPEYPQNGKERRKLVIAVTRTQVSPRCNYIFTRFSSYERLLHVTAYVLRFITNLRNKSRTEPIPWTNPPYSISLTAEHLNIAERTLVQLAQADAFFEEIRDLQNNKTVGKRSSTRLLTPFLDLEGTMRVGGG; this comes from the coding sequence ATGATGATGCAACGTTTGTGGCTTCTTTCGTGTAACTGGGATGACGAAGTTCCAGATTCCGTTGCAGTATCCTGGAAGGAATTCGCTGATCAGATCCCGAAGATATCCAACTTCCGCGTCAGTCGGTACGCACAGTTGTCGAATTCCACCATTCAACTGCATACATTTTCTGATGCCTCGGAATTGGCATACGGAGCGTGTACTTACGTCCGATGCACCGATTCGAAAGGAACGATTCGTGTCGAGCTTCTCGCTTCTAAATCTCGGGTTGcacctttgaaaaaaattacgttGCCTCGATTAGAGCTTTGTGCGGCGGATATAGCAGCTAAACTCCATGCCCGAATCGTCAAAGCGCTCCAAATATCCATCGCCGGTTCGTACTTTTGGTCGGACTTCACCGTTGTCCTACAGTGGTTGCAGGCAACCCCTAGCACCTGGAAAACATTTGTGGCGAACCGCGTATCAGAAATTCAAAGCTCGACGCATGGAGCTGCATGGAATCACGTTGCTAGCAAGGACAATCCGGCGGACCTTGTATCTCGCGGAATGAACGTTGACGACTTTTTGGCTAGTGATTTATGGAAGCGAGGTCCCAAATGGCTATCGCACGTTCAGGAAAATTGGCCTATATCCAAACTCCCTGAGTATCCTCAAAATGGAAAAGAGCGACGAAAACTGGTAATTGCTGTTACAAGAACTCAGGTATCACCCCGCTGTAATTACATATTCACGAGATTCTCGTCTTACGAGCGGCTACTTCATGTAACTGCATATGTCCTCAGATTCATCACCAATCTTCGCAATAAATCCCGTACGGAGCCCATCCCTTGGACTAACCCACCTTACAGTATTTCTTTGACTGCTGAACACCTAAACATCGCCGAACGGACGTTGGTTCAATTAGCTCAAGCAGATGCATTCTTCGAGGAAATTCGAGATTTGCAAAATAACAAAACTGTCGGGAAGCGATCGTCGACTCGCCTACTGACTCCATTTCTAGACCTTGAGGGAACCATGCGGGTAGGGGGAGGTTAA